In a single window of the Planctomycetota bacterium genome:
- a CDS encoding terpene cyclase/mutase family protein, translating into MRRRAALALMFIALPLRVGLGAGARVGVAELSPQAETAIDKGLRFLAKSQNPDGSWGARYPAAMTGLSMMAFMLKGYFPEHGQHAKTMDKALAWLLKRGKEGGGYFGGTNQGMYEHALATLALSEVWGMTNKEEVRDILKRAVNIILRAQNSEGGWRYQPQPIDADVSVTVMQIVALASAAEAGILVPAPVIKKATDYVKKCQNPLSGGFGYQPGGRDPSLSSSAAGLLSLLMCGERDTKEAKRGIQYLARLPKEEFEKTKFYHYGHYYAVQAMYQAGEDYYQDWYPKIHDALLRKQRSDGSWLGDGGESDPIYGTAMSILILGVPYRFLPIYQR; encoded by the coding sequence ATGCGTCGTCGCGCCGCCCTCGCCCTCATGTTCATCGCCCTCCCTCTGCGCGTGGGCCTCGGAGCCGGCGCGCGAGTCGGCGTCGCCGAACTCAGCCCCCAGGCCGAAACCGCCATAGACAAGGGCCTCCGCTTCCTCGCCAAGTCGCAGAACCCCGACGGCTCCTGGGGCGCCCGCTACCCCGCTGCCATGACCGGCCTCTCCATGATGGCCTTCATGCTCAAGGGCTACTTCCCCGAGCACGGCCAGCACGCCAAGACCATGGACAAAGCCCTTGCCTGGCTCCTCAAGCGCGGCAAGGAAGGCGGCGGCTACTTCGGCGGCACCAACCAGGGAATGTACGAGCACGCCCTCGCCACCCTCGCCCTCTCCGAAGTCTGGGGCATGACCAACAAAGAAGAGGTCCGCGACATCCTCAAGCGCGCCGTCAACATCATCCTCCGCGCCCAGAACTCCGAAGGCGGCTGGCGCTACCAGCCCCAGCCCATAGACGCCGACGTCTCCGTCACTGTCATGCAAATCGTCGCCCTCGCCTCCGCCGCCGAAGCCGGCATCCTCGTCCCTGCCCCCGTCATCAAGAAGGCCACCGACTACGTCAAGAAGTGCCAGAACCCCCTCAGCGGCGGCTTCGGCTACCAGCCCGGCGGACGCGACCCCTCGCTCTCCTCCTCCGCCGCCGGCCTCCTATCGCTCCTCATGTGCGGCGAACGCGACACCAAGGAAGCCAAGCGCGGCATCCAATACCTCGCCCGCCTCCCCAAGGAGGAGTTCGAGAAAACCAAGTTCTACCACTACGGACACTACTACGCCGTCCAAGCCATGTACCAGGCCGGCGAGGACTACTATCAGGACTGGTACCCCAAGATTCACGACGCCCTCCTCCGGAAGCAACGCAGCGACGGCTCCTGGCTCGGCGACGGCGGCGAATCCGACCCCATCTATGGCACCGCCATGTCCATCCTCATCCTCGGCGTGCCCTACCGCTTCCTGCCCATCTACCAGCGCTAG
- a CDS encoding PEP-CTERM sorting domain-containing protein (PEP-CTERM proteins occur, often in large numbers, in the proteomes of bacteria that also encode an exosortase, a predicted intramembrane cysteine proteinase. The presence of a PEP-CTERM domain at a protein's C-terminus predicts cleavage within the sorting domain, followed by covalent anchoring to some some component of the (usually Gram-negative) cell surface. Many PEP-CTERM proteins exhibit an unusual sequence composition that includes large numbers of potential glycosylation sites. Expression of one such protein has been shown restore the ability of a bacterium to form floc, a type of biofilm.), whose amino-acid sequence MERAGSVLRGCLISIAFLVVSAAGYPIAPDPADYAWTGAGGIDWFVAGNWSPAGPPGPVASASVNAPEIAPATVLPWTGNPSAYPAVVASLCVGQTASGHVQVTHDPLGTIPLTVSGTAWVGYQHDSALPLFARLQLGGGGGGGAVTPTVRVGTLAAPGALYVGCDAAAVVSVSSNTWLDVLGTTVIGAGPASYFGERDVIVQGGKFTTTDLIIGAVSDYTGMANLRVESGGSCVVSNTTVVGDEAGGIGAFATSIGSTLDVGDCVIGRAGLGDGWVTTDGHLTSRSLTLAEAPGSYGGLYVQGNTSTASLNGLLTIGKAGSSATVYGQMGAQVSHVGDCYIAQEPASGGNLYLNTDATWTTTGTLYIGGDGGGGGGRGTVQVRGGATLQAAGGIVVYGDPPADLFSVLAVQAPSTVTAPTVQLLGGELRGGTIIGHVTSDAGVVYPHHSGTLTIDGNYATLDVESRVYIELWGTGYIWGGPGPGTTHDRVNVLGTANLGGGLGLTFYTSAWTPQAGDMFEIFSATQGFGGSAFDSWWYSVQGPPFGLNVALEYTPTSVIVRLRGEGGGGGGDGEIPEPSTLAVLALAGLGLLRRRRR is encoded by the coding sequence ATGGAACGGGCCGGGAGCGTGTTACGGGGTTGCCTGATCTCCATCGCCTTCCTCGTGGTATCAGCGGCCGGCTACCCGATCGCGCCGGACCCCGCGGATTACGCCTGGACGGGCGCCGGTGGCATTGACTGGTTCGTTGCCGGCAATTGGTCTCCTGCCGGCCCGCCGGGCCCCGTTGCATCAGCGTCGGTGAACGCTCCCGAGATCGCGCCGGCGACGGTGCTGCCATGGACGGGCAATCCCTCCGCCTACCCCGCGGTCGTCGCGAGCCTCTGCGTCGGGCAGACGGCCAGCGGCCACGTCCAGGTCACGCACGATCCCCTCGGCACCATACCGCTGACCGTCAGCGGGACGGCCTGGGTGGGGTACCAGCACGATTCGGCCCTCCCCTTGTTCGCCCGGCTGCAACTCGGCGGTGGCGGCGGCGGCGGGGCGGTGACGCCCACGGTCAGGGTGGGCACTCTCGCCGCGCCCGGCGCCCTCTACGTGGGCTGCGACGCGGCGGCCGTCGTGTCGGTCTCCAGCAACACTTGGCTCGACGTGCTGGGAACCACGGTCATCGGCGCCGGCCCCGCCAGCTACTTCGGCGAGCGCGATGTGATCGTGCAGGGAGGCAAGTTCACCACCACGGACCTCATCATCGGCGCCGTCTCCGACTACACGGGAATGGCCAACCTACGGGTGGAGAGCGGCGGCTCCTGCGTCGTCAGCAACACCACGGTCGTGGGCGACGAGGCGGGCGGGATCGGCGCGTTCGCCACGAGCATCGGCTCGACCCTCGACGTCGGCGACTGCGTCATCGGGCGAGCCGGCCTGGGCGACGGATGGGTGACCACAGACGGCCATCTCACCTCGCGTTCCCTCACCCTGGCCGAGGCGCCCGGCAGCTACGGCGGCCTCTACGTCCAGGGCAACACCAGCACCGCCTCGCTCAACGGCCTCCTGACGATCGGCAAGGCAGGCAGCTCCGCCACCGTCTATGGCCAAATGGGCGCGCAGGTGAGCCACGTGGGCGACTGCTACATTGCCCAAGAGCCGGCTTCGGGCGGCAACCTCTACCTCAACACCGACGCCACGTGGACCACCACAGGCACCCTGTACATTGGAGGCGACGGCGGCGGAGGCGGCGGCCGCGGCACCGTACAGGTCCGTGGCGGCGCCACCCTCCAGGCCGCTGGCGGCATCGTGGTCTACGGCGACCCACCCGCCGACCTCTTCAGCGTCCTCGCGGTGCAGGCGCCGTCCACCGTCACCGCGCCCACGGTCCAACTCCTGGGCGGCGAGCTACGCGGCGGCACCATCATCGGCCATGTCACGAGCGACGCCGGAGTCGTCTACCCCCACCACAGCGGCACCCTGACCATTGACGGGAACTACGCGACGCTCGACGTCGAGTCGCGCGTCTACATCGAGCTATGGGGCACAGGGTACATCTGGGGCGGACCCGGCCCCGGCACCACCCACGACCGGGTCAACGTCCTGGGCACCGCCAACCTCGGCGGGGGCCTGGGGCTGACCTTCTACACCTCGGCTTGGACGCCCCAGGCCGGCGACATGTTCGAGATCTTCAGTGCCACGCAAGGCTTCGGCGGCTCCGCCTTCGACAGCTGGTGGTATAGCGTCCAGGGGCCGCCCTTCGGCCTCAACGTCGCGCTCGAGTACACCCCCACCAGCGTCATCGTCCGCCTGCGGGGTGAGGGCGGGGGCGGCGGAGGCGACGGCGAGATTCCCGAGCCATCCACCCTGGCGGTGCTTGCGCTCGCCGGTCTGGGCCTGCTGCGAAGACGCCGGCGGTAG
- a CDS encoding DUF4838 domain-containing protein, producing MRCFKLSATCLLAISAVAGQAMEIVRDGQPIATVVVEKAPAPDRGGRRDWDDAAAARVFVDWVKKITDAELPIAETAPAGKPAIFVGAAALKAGLKLDDIKSPTNEGMRLVCDGDRVLLAGQCGVATVKAVCRFLEELGCRYFMDKPLGEVFPRSRSLSVGTLDITDQPGFLYRTIWGSQWSGHSLWKVWNGAGGLSMGMGHSWGGYVRKNLFAQHPEYFPLRLDKRVESEWLCTSNPDLRKLFAENLLKAIEGGAANPSISPPDGTTYCECPACKAQDDPNSLEPSSGKVNMTNRYCDFFDFLGKQVAARHPESILSFYAYADYTQPPTRREKLPPNIAVWIAPIRYCRYHRIGHPGCPSRTQLAELLDGWAAVASRIGYRTYNFNLAECVVPFFMYSVWKHDIPWLKAKGCIGVNLESLENWEIYGPHMYLSIRLAYSPDADAAAIMDDYFARFYGPKAGPLMKQYWMAVDGAFDQMKAHAGSFFAIHLVYTPEFLARTKALLDQAAEAALKETANAPNPANPQSNSPDSRFAARVAIAFEGWRNAAEFIALRNAMNQGDFAQAKKLYDALHARNEAEYKKGYGNHYTLNYLERFVGAHVNAGAAATAPPAKVLAVLPDQWRLAYDRDELGPNKGYPQPDFDDSQWKTVATYSNTLDAQGLPDEKTILWYRTRFQVPEKHGRLALFFTEVDGNPIVYINGKETDPGKKRAPFEIDITKVARPGDNLVAVRVDHSKITELFLGGIIRPVLLIERP from the coding sequence ATGCGGTGCTTCAAGCTCTCGGCCACCTGCCTGCTGGCAATCTCAGCGGTCGCCGGTCAGGCGATGGAGATCGTGCGCGACGGCCAGCCCATCGCCACCGTCGTCGTCGAGAAGGCCCCAGCCCCCGACAGGGGCGGCCGCCGCGACTGGGATGATGCGGCCGCCGCCAGGGTGTTCGTGGACTGGGTGAAGAAGATCACGGACGCCGAGCTGCCCATCGCCGAGACCGCCCCCGCGGGCAAGCCCGCCATCTTCGTCGGCGCCGCCGCGCTCAAGGCCGGCCTCAAGCTCGACGACATCAAGAGCCCCACGAACGAGGGCATGCGGCTCGTCTGCGACGGCGACCGCGTGCTCCTCGCCGGCCAGTGCGGCGTCGCCACCGTCAAGGCCGTCTGCCGCTTCCTCGAGGAACTCGGCTGCCGCTACTTCATGGACAAGCCGCTCGGCGAGGTCTTCCCCCGCAGCCGGTCCCTCTCCGTCGGCACGCTCGACATCACCGACCAGCCCGGCTTCCTCTACCGCACCATCTGGGGCTCGCAGTGGAGCGGCCACTCGCTCTGGAAGGTCTGGAACGGCGCCGGCGGCCTCAGCATGGGCATGGGACACTCCTGGGGCGGCTACGTCCGCAAGAACCTCTTCGCCCAGCACCCCGAGTATTTCCCCCTGCGCCTCGACAAGCGCGTCGAGAGCGAATGGCTCTGCACGTCGAACCCCGACCTCCGCAAGCTCTTCGCCGAGAACCTGCTCAAGGCCATCGAGGGCGGCGCCGCCAACCCCTCCATTTCGCCGCCCGACGGCACGACCTACTGCGAATGCCCCGCCTGCAAGGCGCAGGACGACCCGAACTCCCTCGAGCCCTCGTCGGGCAAGGTGAACATGACCAACCGCTACTGCGACTTCTTCGATTTCCTGGGCAAGCAGGTCGCCGCCAGGCATCCCGAGTCCATCCTCAGCTTCTACGCCTACGCCGACTACACGCAGCCGCCCACCCGCCGGGAAAAGCTGCCGCCCAACATCGCCGTCTGGATCGCCCCCATCCGCTACTGCCGCTACCACCGCATCGGCCACCCAGGCTGCCCCAGCCGCACCCAGCTCGCCGAACTCCTCGACGGCTGGGCCGCCGTGGCCTCCCGCATCGGCTACCGCACCTACAACTTCAACCTCGCCGAGTGCGTCGTGCCCTTCTTCATGTACTCCGTCTGGAAGCACGACATCCCCTGGCTCAAGGCCAAGGGCTGCATCGGCGTGAACCTCGAATCGCTCGAGAACTGGGAAATCTACGGCCCGCACATGTACCTCAGCATCCGCCTCGCCTACAGCCCCGACGCCGATGCCGCGGCGATCATGGACGACTACTTCGCCCGCTTCTACGGTCCCAAGGCCGGCCCTCTCATGAAGCAATACTGGATGGCCGTTGACGGGGCATTCGACCAGATGAAGGCCCATGCCGGCTCCTTCTTCGCCATCCACCTGGTCTACACCCCCGAGTTCCTCGCCAGGACCAAGGCCCTCCTCGACCAGGCCGCCGAGGCCGCCCTGAAGGAAACCGCGAATGCCCCGAATCCCGCGAATCCTCAATCCAATTCGCCGGATTCGCGGTTTGCTGCCCGCGTGGCCATCGCCTTCGAGGGCTGGAGGAACGCCGCCGAGTTCATCGCCCTCCGCAACGCCATGAACCAGGGCGACTTCGCCCAGGCCAAGAAGCTCTACGACGCCCTCCACGCCCGCAACGAGGCCGAATACAAGAAGGGCTACGGCAACCACTACACCCTCAACTACCTCGAGCGCTTCGTGGGCGCCCACGTCAACGCCGGCGCCGCCGCCACCGCGCCGCCCGCCAAGGTGCTCGCCGTCCTCCCCGACCAGTGGCGTCTCGCCTACGACCGCGACGAACTCGGCCCCAATAAGGGCTATCCCCAGCCCGACTTCGACGACTCGCAGTGGAAGACCGTGGCCACGTACTCCAACACCCTGGACGCGCAGGGCCTGCCCGACGAGAAAACCATCCTCTGGTACCGCACTCGGTTCCAGGTGCCCGAGAAGCACGGCAGACTCGCGCTCTTCTTCACCGAGGTGGACGGCAACCCCATCGTCTACATCAACGGCAAGGAGACCGACCCCGGCAAGAAGCGCGCGCCCTTCGAGATAGACATCACCAAGGTCGCCAGGCCCGGCGACAACCTCGTCGCGGTGCGCGTGGACCACTCGAAGATCACCGAGCTCTTCCTCGGCGGCATCATCCGCCCCGTGCTCCTCATCGAGAGGCCGTGA
- a CDS encoding amino acid-binding protein, whose protein sequence is MALKVSRVDTWAASIVDQPGGLAAKLKALAAAGANLEMVIARRAPEKPGTGVVFVTPIKGAKQAKAAKAAGFAKSKSLHTVRVQGPDKKGMGARMAEAIAAAGVNLRGLSAAAIGKAFVAHVAVDKASDAAKVARALKAL, encoded by the coding sequence ATGGCGCTGAAAGTGAGCCGCGTGGACACTTGGGCGGCGAGCATCGTGGACCAGCCGGGCGGCCTGGCGGCGAAGCTGAAGGCGCTGGCCGCCGCGGGCGCGAACCTGGAAATGGTGATCGCCCGCCGCGCGCCCGAGAAGCCGGGCACGGGCGTGGTCTTCGTCACGCCCATCAAGGGCGCCAAGCAGGCCAAGGCCGCCAAGGCGGCCGGCTTCGCCAAGAGCAAGAGCCTGCACACCGTGCGCGTGCAAGGCCCCGACAAGAAGGGCATGGGCGCCAGGATGGCCGAGGCCATCGCCGCCGCGGGCGTGAACCTGCGCGGCCTCTCCGCCGCCGCCATCGGCAAGGCATTCGTCGCGCACGTGGCCGTGGACAAGGCGTCGGACGCGGCCAAAGTGGCCCGCGCGCTCAAGGCCCTGTGA
- a CDS encoding helix-turn-helix transcriptional regulator: MADLPDAIAVREFLDELSPRRREVCLLLADGRSQVEVARRLGITPQSVQYHVQQIRKRLADIGFDVPGLQRKQSKASRRRRRVMAGGPP; this comes from the coding sequence ATGGCAGACCTGCCCGATGCGATTGCAGTCAGGGAGTTCCTGGATGAGTTGAGCCCACGCAGGCGGGAGGTCTGCCTGTTGCTGGCCGATGGGCGCAGCCAGGTGGAGGTGGCACGGCGGCTTGGAATCACGCCTCAGTCGGTGCAATACCACGTTCAGCAGATTCGCAAGCGGTTGGCAGATATAGGCTTCGATGTGCCGGGGCTTCAGCGCAAGCAGTCGAAGGCGAGCCGGAGACGGCGTCGGGTGATGGCTGGCGGGCCCCCGTGA
- a CDS encoding bifunctional precorrin-2 dehydrogenase/sirohydrochlorin ferrochelatase, producing MPRYYPICLSLEGKPCLVVGGGQVARRKVESLLEAGAAVTVVSPEFCQELLEIEGLRRITRAFEEGDVAGAYLVYAATDDAAVNSAVAVAARKAGALVNVVDTPAECDFIVPSTLTRGDLTISVSTGGAGPALSRRLRLELEPLIPQDFGEFVALLAELRAEVAVAVPDIQRRSAIARALADKPALELFRQRGPDAVRQLVRDLIERGS from the coding sequence ATGCCCCGTTACTACCCCATCTGCTTGTCGCTCGAGGGAAAGCCCTGCCTCGTCGTCGGCGGGGGCCAGGTCGCGCGACGCAAGGTCGAATCGCTCCTCGAGGCTGGCGCGGCGGTCACCGTGGTCAGCCCCGAGTTCTGCCAAGAGCTGCTTGAGATCGAGGGCCTCCGGCGGATCACGCGAGCTTTCGAGGAAGGCGACGTCGCAGGGGCTTACCTCGTCTACGCTGCCACCGACGACGCGGCCGTGAACAGCGCCGTGGCCGTCGCCGCACGCAAGGCCGGCGCGCTCGTCAACGTGGTGGACACGCCCGCCGAGTGCGACTTCATCGTGCCCTCCACCCTCACGCGCGGCGACCTCACCATCAGCGTCTCGACCGGGGGCGCCGGCCCCGCCCTCTCGCGGCGGCTGCGCCTTGAGCTTGAGCCGCTAATCCCCCAGGACTTTGGGGAATTCGTCGCCCTCCTCGCCGAGCTCAGGGCCGAGGTCGCCGTCGCCGTGCCCGACATCCAGCGTCGGTCCGCCATCGCCCGTGCGCTCGCCGACAAGCCGGCCCTCGAACTCTTCCGCCAGCGAGGCCCTGATGCCGTCCGCCAACTCGTCCGCGACCTGATCGAGCGCGGTTCCTGA
- the def gene encoding peptide deformylase, with the protein MQVAQGGERSLFVGKAQGPDVEILHYPHPLLRRKGAVIREITPEVAGRAREMLELMYEANGVGLAATQVGWSVQLCVMNPRPDDRSLEIVCVNPVIVEAEGEEVADEGCLSLPEVRGNIPRFTRLTARWYDLEGRRMETVAEGLLARMFQHELDHLNGRLIIDRMTPASRLSVRGRLKELEREHRAAARSVV; encoded by the coding sequence ATGCAGGTAGCTCAGGGCGGCGAGCGTTCCCTCTTCGTGGGCAAAGCCCAGGGACCCGACGTGGAAATACTGCACTATCCGCATCCTCTCCTGCGCAGGAAAGGGGCCGTGATCCGCGAGATCACCCCCGAGGTCGCCGGGCGCGCCCGCGAGATGCTCGAGCTGATGTACGAGGCCAACGGAGTCGGCCTCGCCGCCACCCAGGTCGGTTGGAGCGTCCAGCTCTGCGTCATGAATCCACGTCCCGACGACCGCTCACTCGAGATCGTGTGCGTGAACCCCGTGATCGTCGAGGCCGAGGGCGAGGAGGTGGCCGATGAGGGCTGCCTCAGCCTGCCCGAGGTGCGCGGCAACATCCCGCGATTCACCCGCCTCACGGCCCGCTGGTACGACCTCGAGGGCCGCCGGATGGAGACCGTGGCCGAAGGGCTGCTCGCCCGCATGTTCCAGCACGAGCTCGACCATCTCAACGGCCGCCTGATCATTGACCGCATGACGCCGGCCAGCCGGCTGAGCGTTCGCGGCCGCCTCAAGGAGCTCGAGCGCGAGCACCGGGCGGCCGCGCGCAGCGTCGTGTAG
- a CDS encoding DUF1846 domain-containing protein — protein MTAPQRVGPTPTAPNGKPIGFDNEKYLKEQSAAILERVARFDNKLYLEFGGKLLFDLHAARVLPGFDPNVKMRLLQKLQDKADIILCIYAGDIERKKVRADFGITYDVDALKLIDDLRDWNIEVAAVVITRFAGQPAATIFKNKLERRGIRVYTHAHTRGYPTDVDTIVSDQGYGANAYIETTKPLVVVTGPGPGSGKLATCLSQLYHDHKRGAHSGYAKFETFPIWNIPLKHPVNVAYEAATADIRDFNLIDPFHLEAYGQAAINYNRDVEVFPVLKRILVRIMGDEAVYKSPTDMGVNRAGFAITDDAAVREAATQEIIRRYFRYSCEYAMGLADRETVERVELLMDELGVEPTSRRVVAPARQAAAEAHASGKGNRGIFCGAAIELPDGAILTGKNSPLMHATSALVLNAIKHLAGIPDRIHLLSPTIIESIGALKEQVLSAKTVSLNLDEALIALSIGAATNPTAQLAMEKLKDLARCEVHLTHIPSPGDEAGLKRLGVNLTAEPNFSSKDLFQA, from the coding sequence ATGACGGCACCGCAGCGCGTTGGCCCCACCCCCACGGCCCCGAACGGCAAGCCGATCGGCTTCGACAACGAGAAATACCTGAAAGAGCAGAGCGCGGCCATCCTCGAGCGCGTGGCGCGCTTCGACAATAAGCTCTACCTGGAGTTCGGCGGCAAGCTGCTCTTCGACCTCCACGCCGCGCGCGTGCTGCCGGGCTTCGACCCCAACGTCAAGATGCGCCTGCTCCAGAAGCTCCAGGACAAGGCCGACATCATCCTATGCATCTACGCGGGCGACATCGAGCGCAAGAAGGTGCGCGCCGACTTCGGCATCACCTACGACGTGGACGCGTTGAAGCTGATTGACGACCTGCGCGACTGGAACATCGAGGTCGCCGCCGTGGTCATCACCCGCTTCGCCGGCCAGCCCGCCGCCACCATCTTCAAGAACAAGCTCGAGCGGCGCGGCATCCGCGTCTACACCCACGCCCACACCCGCGGCTACCCCACCGACGTGGACACCATCGTGAGCGACCAGGGCTACGGCGCCAACGCCTACATCGAGACCACGAAGCCGCTCGTCGTCGTCACCGGCCCCGGGCCGGGCAGCGGCAAGCTGGCCACCTGCCTCTCGCAGCTCTACCACGATCACAAGCGCGGCGCCCACTCGGGCTATGCCAAGTTCGAGACCTTCCCCATCTGGAACATCCCTCTCAAGCACCCGGTGAACGTGGCCTACGAGGCCGCGACCGCCGACATCCGCGACTTCAATCTCATTGACCCCTTCCATCTCGAAGCCTACGGCCAGGCCGCCATCAACTACAACCGCGACGTCGAGGTCTTCCCCGTCCTCAAGCGCATCCTGGTCCGCATCATGGGCGACGAGGCGGTCTACAAGTCCCCCACCGATATGGGCGTGAACCGCGCGGGCTTCGCCATCACCGACGATGCCGCCGTGCGCGAGGCGGCCACCCAGGAGATCATCCGCCGCTACTTCCGCTACTCGTGCGAATACGCCATGGGCCTGGCCGACCGCGAGACGGTCGAGCGCGTGGAACTGCTGATGGACGAGTTGGGCGTCGAGCCCACCAGCCGCCGCGTGGTCGCCCCCGCCCGCCAGGCCGCCGCCGAGGCTCACGCCAGCGGCAAGGGCAACCGCGGCATCTTCTGCGGCGCCGCCATCGAACTGCCCGACGGCGCGATCCTCACGGGCAAGAACTCGCCCCTCATGCACGCCACCTCCGCCCTCGTCCTCAACGCCATCAAGCACCTCGCCGGCATCCCCGACCGCATCCACCTGCTGTCGCCCACCATCATCGAATCCATCGGCGCCCTGAAGGAGCAAGTCCTCAGCGCCAAGACTGTGAGCCTCAACCTCGACGAGGCCCTCATCGCCCTGAGCATCGGCGCCGCCACCAACCCCACCGCCCAGCTCGCCATGGAGAAGCTCAAGGACCTCGCGCGTTGCGAGGTCCACCTCACCCACATCCCCAGCCCCGGCGACGAGGCCGGCCTCAAGCGCCTCGGCGTCAACCTCACCGCCGAGCCCAACTTCTCCAGCAAGGACCTCTTTCAGGCGTGA
- a CDS encoding SGNH/GDSL hydrolase family protein, whose amino-acid sequence MKGWETGLVATLALCCGLGLAEEAKKADRWEKSMQAFEERDAKNPPPKGEIVFIGSSSIVGWNLAKYFPDLKAVNRGFGGSQIADSVQYADRILLPLEPRIVVFYAGDNDIASGKSPEKVFEDYQAFVKKVHDKLPETTIIYIPIKPSIARWKLWEKMKAANALIAEHVKTDKRLAYLDIVPGMLGEDGKPKPELFVKDGLHLSPAGYELWTGLLRPLLNAR is encoded by the coding sequence GTGAAAGGCTGGGAAACTGGGCTTGTGGCGACATTGGCCTTGTGCTGCGGACTCGGGCTTGCGGAGGAGGCGAAGAAGGCCGACCGCTGGGAGAAGAGCATGCAGGCATTCGAGGAACGCGACGCAAAGAACCCGCCGCCCAAGGGCGAGATCGTGTTCATCGGCAGCTCGAGCATCGTCGGCTGGAATCTCGCGAAGTACTTCCCCGACCTCAAGGCGGTGAACCGCGGCTTCGGCGGCTCCCAGATCGCCGATTCGGTACAGTATGCCGACCGCATCCTGCTCCCCCTCGAGCCGCGGATCGTGGTCTTCTACGCGGGGGACAACGACATCGCCAGCGGCAAGAGCCCCGAGAAGGTCTTCGAGGACTACCAGGCGTTCGTCAAGAAGGTCCACGACAAGCTGCCCGAGACGACGATCATCTACATCCCCATCAAGCCCAGCATCGCCCGCTGGAAGCTGTGGGAGAAGATGAAGGCCGCCAACGCCCTGATCGCGGAGCACGTGAAGACCGATAAGCGCCTCGCCTATCTCGACATCGTGCCCGGCATGCTCGGCGAGGACGGCAAGCCCAAGCCCGAGCTGTTCGTCAAGGACGGCCTGCACCTGAGCCCCGCGGGCTATGAGTTGTGGACCGGCCTCCTCAGGCCGCTCCTCAACGCCCGGTAG